The DNA segment GAGCAATCTGTGGCAAAATTGCCTCGCCTTCATTCCAATATCAGCCAATGAATATCGAAAAACCCACCCTTTTTTTTAATAAATGCTATTTTACCATAAACACAAACGGTGCTCACCCCATCCCAACCGTTAACAACCCCTGCTCACGTCCCCTTGACATTCGGGCGCCGGGGGCGCATAAACCCCACTGACATTTCTCGCGATCGCGCGTTGTGCTTCCCAGCGATCGGAAGCGCCTCTCATCCCGAGTCCTATCCAGTTACCCTCCGTCTTCTCCAGATGCGCGTGGAAAGCGGTACTAGCCACGATGTATGCGTCTGCCCAAAGAGGCGACGAATCCTGGCAGAAGGAAGTTCTATTTCATGACTCAACGCTCATTCACCGATCTCGGTGTGGCCGAGCCTCTTCTGCGTGCCCTTCGCACGGAGAACTATGCCCATCCGACCCCTATTCAGGATCAGACCATTGAGAAACTCATTGCCGGAAAGGATTTACTCGGCATCGCCCAGACCGGCACGGGGAAAACAGCCGCCTTCGCCCTACCGATCCTACAACACCTTTCCGCCGGCCAAACAGGGGAGAAAAATATCCCCAACGAGAACAGAAACACCGGTGGCAGAGGAGATCGTGGGGGCAAAAATCGCAGACGCTCCACACCGCGTGTCCTCCCGCGCGCCCTCATTTTGGCACCAACGCGTGAGCTTGCCATCCAGATCGAGGAGAGCTTCCGTACCTATGGGCGACACCTACCACTTCGCCACACCGTCATTCTGGGCGGCGTAAGCCAGCACTCCCAAGTCCGCGCCCTCTCCAATGGGGTGGATATACTAGTAGCAACACCGGGGCGCCTGCTCGATTTGAAAGAACAGGGACATGTCCGGCTCAATCAGATCTCCCACCTCGTCTTGGACGAGGCCGACCTAATGCTCGACATGGGATTCCTTCCTGATGTGCGGAAAATCATGGGGGCCCTACCCGAAAAGCGGCAGACAATGCTTTTTTCGGCGACCATGCCCGCCGACGTCGCACGCCTGGCTAAGGAAATACTAAACGATCCCGTTCGTGTCGAGGTCTCACCGAGAACCATCACGGTTGAGCAGGTCGACCAGCGCGTATTTTTCACTGATACGCCTAACAAAAGACCCCTTTTGACGCACCTACTCCAAGACGCCGACATG comes from the Nitrospinaceae bacterium genome and includes:
- a CDS encoding DEAD/DEAH box helicase, with translation MTQRSFTDLGVAEPLLRALRTENYAHPTPIQDQTIEKLIAGKDLLGIAQTGTGKTAAFALPILQHLSAGQTGEKNIPNENRNTGGRGDRGGKNRRRSTPRVLPRALILAPTRELAIQIEESFRTYGRHLPLRHTVILGGVSQHSQVRALSNGVDILVATPGRLLDLKEQGHVRLNQISHLVLDEADLMLDMGFLPDVRKIMGALPEKRQTMLFSATMPADVARLAKEILNDPVRVEVSPRTITVEQVDQRVFFTDTPNKRPLLTHLLQDADMSRVIVFMRTKRGASRLAEQLEKVGIRTEAIHGNKTQSARQSALKNFRNGRARVLVATDVAARGIDISGVSHVVNYELPNIPESYVHRVGRTARAGAEGVAFSFCDASERSFLRNIERITKHPITVVEDHPHKSTSVSKGHDSSRRPSPSGRPASKRRDASGPSRPSRRRSASGGNTPKQQTAPGGSTANGSNSKYQGISKERSTSNEAAPNAPKTRRKRRPRSRVSAA